CGGTTTGTCCATATGATGAATTACAAGGAAAAAATCGACTTTTTACAAAAGGGTGTTTATCATGAACCAGCCATTTATCCCTGGGTTGTTTGAAGCATATTTTATCGCGCTTGGAGTTTTGCTTGGCGGCTCATTGATCGGAGGATTGGCCGCATTTTTAACCGGACAGCCTTTAATGACAGAAATTGCCCGTTTCTCTGGTTCTATCAGGATATGGGCAATCATTGCCGCGATTGGCGGAACATTCGACACCGTCTACAGCTTTGAAAAAGGACTTTTGCAAGGGGAAACAAAGGATATTTTCAAACAGTTCTTATTGATCCTGACTGCCATGGGTGGCGCTCAAACCGGGGCTCTTCTAATCGATTGGCTGACACAGGAGCATGTCTGAAATGAGGATTCCTCCATATTACCGCAGACCAGAATGGCAGAGGTTCTTTTCTGGTGTGGCAGTCGGAGCACTCGTTAGCTGGGTTTTATTTTTATACATCAATGGTGCCTGGATGGAAAAACACGCAAAAAAAATTGAGCAGCAAAAAGATGAGATTGCAGACTTGAAGAGCGACATCCAAATCTGGATGCAGGATTATGAAGAGTTAAACAAAAAGAACGAGGAAAAGCTCACGGTGCAGGAGATCAAAGTGAAAATCGTCAATGACAAAAAGTATAAACAGCTAGATACCCTCAGCATCTTCGAAATTGAGGAGGATATCAAAGGCCAGCTGAACATGCTCCTCGCCAAGGATCTTGACTCAGTTTTTAAAAGCAGGGAACTGATCACAAGAGTGATTGAAAACAAATCAATCAAGGTTAATGACAAACGCTATAAACTGAAAATCAAGTCAATGGTGATTTATACTTCTGTCAGTATTCAAGTGGAAATCAGTTTAGATTGATACGGGGATCTGGATGGAGATGGTGTTAGCGGGTATTTTCAGGAAAGCCTATTTTGTTGTTTTTTTGACAGCTTTGGCCGGATTTCCAGCTATGCAGTCTTTTTTTAACGACTTAAATGGAATCCTTTTCTTCCTGCTTTCTTTGGCGGATTCCCGAATGAACTGCCTTAATTATCTCTTTTACAGAATTAAAGGTAATTCCCTCCAGTTCCCTTCCATTTGTGTGGCTGCTTTGGAAAAGGGGAATTATAAGATCAATATAAAAAGTTTCAGACTGGAGGGTTTGATATGACTTTTAATAATGGAGCCGGAAATAGCGGCAGTGGCATTGGCGGAGGGATATTCCCTCCTTACGCTATGAATAATGTCAATGACGATAACCAGATTAAATTAAATGAAGATCAATATGATGTTTATGTAAATGATGATTTTATCGGCAAAAAAAGCCTTAAGAACCAGGGGGAACATCTTTCGGATATCGATGACTTTTTAAAGCAGCAGGGTATCAAGGATTTCACCGCTTCCCTTGATGGTGACCATTATAAAATCAGGACGGATGGATTAAATGCAGAAATAACGAATGCTTTGAAGGTTTATTTTAATAATAGATAAATAAAGCAGGTGCGTTTCGGATTGAAACGCACCTTAATTTTATTCTTTACATGCTTCGATTAAATCTTCCAGTACACGATCGACATCGTCCCAGGAATAAATTGAGGCACCGGCAGCAAGCGGATGGCCTCCGCCATTATATTTCCTTGCAATCGTATTGATGACAGGGCCTTTGGAACGGAGTCGAACACGGATTTGATCAGACTCTTCAATAAAGAATGCCCACGCCTTGATTCCCCCGACATTGCCGAGT
The nucleotide sequence above comes from Mesobacillus jeotgali. Encoded proteins:
- a CDS encoding YtrH family sporulation protein gives rise to the protein MNQPFIPGLFEAYFIALGVLLGGSLIGGLAAFLTGQPLMTEIARFSGSIRIWAIIAAIGGTFDTVYSFEKGLLQGETKDIFKQFLLILTAMGGAQTGALLIDWLTQEHV
- the ytrI gene encoding sporulation membrane protein YtrI — translated: MRIPPYYRRPEWQRFFSGVAVGALVSWVLFLYINGAWMEKHAKKIEQQKDEIADLKSDIQIWMQDYEELNKKNEEKLTVQEIKVKIVNDKKYKQLDTLSIFEIEEDIKGQLNMLLAKDLDSVFKSRELITRVIENKSIKVNDKRYKLKIKSMVIYTSVSIQVEISLD